From Rana temporaria chromosome 5, aRanTem1.1, whole genome shotgun sequence:
ttataaaagacctgagATACCGAAAGTGGTAATGCAGCGTGCTACAGCGAACAGTGGTTGTGGTCAAACTGCTCTTGCGGACATCattcccctccctctcttctcctcccccctccctctatctctccctccctctcttcccccctccaccttcctctctctccctctcccccctctcctcccccttcctccctctcccccctctcttcccctccccctcccccctctctccctccctctcaccctctctctctccctcactctttccctctctctgtctctctctcactctttccctcgtcctctcccctcctctctcccctcctctctgtctctaCCTCTCCCAGacagcaacagatttttgtgtaacTATTTCAGTTACTTAGGGAGACACAGCCCAgtatgaataatgtgtccgggtttcaggcagactgaaacccggacacatgattccaaacacagactgtccgggtgaatcatggacagggggcaaccctaccTACAGGTCACCGTATATGAGCCtgacgtacacctacggcgatttgcgCAGCCAAGCAAACTTACCACAGTATTACtgcagcagctggtcggcaagtggtttaagCTTGACTGAGAGCTCAGAAAAAAAGGGTGGAGAGCTGAATTCTCATTCtgtagagctcagtgaggagagctctgagagctgattggtggGAGGGGATTCACACCCTTTCCACAACACAGAGGAACAGAGCTGAagctgtcaatctgctggagatccctcccctgtcaccttttttatcttggtgtcagaaaaacttgtgaggccccgtacacacgaccgagtttcttggcagaattcagccagaaactcaatcggagctgaattctgccgagaaacccggcgtgtgtacactttcggccgaggaacccgacgagttcctcgtcgagccaaatagagaacatgttctttatttcctcgttgttcaatgaggtaaattggctcgccgagatcctcggcggcttcacacagaactcgacgagcaaaacgattagttttgcccatcgagttcctcggacgtgtgtacggggcctcagaagtaactcatgctgatagcagaagaACGAAGCAGCAGATAGAAATTACACCTAGTGTGagtcaagtacacactatagagggatatgctttgttcatattttatgtctgtGGTTTACAACCACACAGAGAAGATGCATGCTCAGTAAATGGTTAAatctgcttctgaaaaaaacatataaaaacagagggtctaatatcactttaattgatCGTAATCATGCTGTAGGTTGATGACCTGTTCGGATTGACCTTGAGAAAGTCATAATTCCATCACTAATTTTAGCTCCTAGCTGGAAGCGACGCAGTCATTTCCTTTCCAATGACTTAAACGTGCATATCATACTAACAAAACCATGCTTTTAATAATGGACCGTGGAGTAAAATCGACGAagaaggaaataaaaaacaaaacaaaaacgcgTGCCTTATTTTGTTTTATCTCTTTGACCTTGTACCCCCCGTGAGTAAAATTGCAAGCTCATTATATTGCATTGTGTCTGCTCCTGTGTTTGTGTATAGACATTTCTATGCAGGAATAAATTCCCTGCCGCCTACTAAATCCACAGAGCAGCTTATGTGTGATCTGTACCTGTCTTTTATACTGGCCAAGACCACAACGTCCGCCTTTTTCTATTGTTTCCTCCTGTGCATTCATCACTACAGaggagtgcagaaaaaaaaaataagagaagaAAGGGTGACACATGGAGATGTCACCTTCTGTGTAGCAGACACATCTGTCATCAGAAGGAAACCTGCAGAATCCAAGCTATCTCTTCTTCCAGATGGGTGAAGTGTGATCAGTCcagtacttttcccattgctgagGATGAAGAATCTGGGTCAGCAAAGGGGGAAGGAAGTGGGATTTGGGGGGGTGCATGGCACTGGTCAGGGGGTGGAAGTTGTAAGCACAATAAAGCAGATTGATGAGAGTAGGGAGATGTACCCTGAGATCATGTATCCTGAGATGATGTATCCTGAGATGCATCCTGAGATGTAGGAAGATCTCTTCCTTTCCTGCACACAGCCCCCTTGAGATGATGCAGAATAGCTGCAGACCCAGCAATTTAGGATGCAGCACAGGTAACAGAGAGAagacaaggagagagaggggggagaaagggggaggggcttgCCTGACGTCCTAGAAGAATGGGCGTTCCCAGGGCATTAATCATAGGGCTTTTAATTCTAAAGTAGCCAGTGGTGTGCATGTGAGCTGCTCGACtccttcctcctcccacctctatacagcaaccctcccccctcttttgTGAGGTCTGCAGATAAGAGACAGAAGGGATCGGAGCTGGCAGGCTGGCAGGGAGGCAGGCGATCACTACTATTTTACTGCAGCAGAAGGAGAGAAGAGATCGGAGCACTGCGGACTGACGTGTGGATCACATAGGCTCATCCAGGATGACAGGGAGGCATTGCCCATGAGATCATCACCCCCTATGCACACAGCAGCCCCCAACCACTGAATGGCAATTGACAGGATGAGACCCCCCAGTCACCCCAGACTCATCGTTCCCCAGCGCCAATGAATCAGATCGCCTCTTGTTGTTGTGTAGAGGATGATGGATGGACTCTGAAGGTAGCAGCGATCTTGTGAATCACACTGATTGTAGACAGTTGGGCTCATCTGTGATCGCTCCATCGCCAGTCCCCTGCGGATTATTGCGAGTGCAGCAGATTGGAAAATGGCCACACTCCTGCGAAAAATAGGACTCATTCGCCTTAATGACAGGGACACCGAGGACCCCAAGCACCACCACCACCGCAACCAGCAGGGATCTCTGAAGAACAGCAAGGGGAAGAACAGCAGCAACaagccgcagcagcagcagcaaggaGGTTCAGcaggaggaggtggtggtggtggtgggagtagcggcggcggcggcggcgggggcagcGGTGgtggctgctgcagcaataaCTCCACAAGCACCGAAGGGATGCTCGGCCAGGCTGACATCAAGGGCAAAAAGACTGAGCAGGCTCACAAGGACAAGCATGGGACAGCTGGAGGCAAGGACAAGAACAGTGCCAAAGAGACTAGCACCCCGACCATTACAAAAGAAGCCGGGGGAGGGGGCAACAAGCAAAGTGGGGGCTCCTCCTTGCAACCCCTGGTGCCCCCCAACAGGCAGCACTGCACCCAGGTGAGGAGCAGGCGGCTGATGAAGGAGCTTCAAGACATCCGCAAACTGAGCGACCACTTCATTTCGGTGGAGCTGGTGGATGACAACCTCTTCGACTGGAATGTCAAGCTTCATCAGGTGGACAAGGACTCCACCCTCTGGCAGGACATGAAGGAGACCAACACCGAGTTCATCTTGCTCAACCTCACCTTCCCGGACAactttcccttctcccctcctttcATGAGGGTGCTGAGCCCCAGATTGGAGAATGGCTATGTGCTGGATGGTGGTGCAATCTGCATGGAGCTCCTTACCCCCAGAGGATGGTCCAGTGCCTACACGGTGGAGGCAGTCATGAGGCAGTTCGCAGCCAGCCTTGTTAAAGGGCAGGTAAGCAAAGGGCAGCTATCAATAATCAGTGCTTAGTAATCCCTGGTGATGACGTCAGCCATCGATAACCACTAACCCTACTGCCTTATATAGTTGATTCATGTTTAAACCTGTGTATCATCTTCTTATGTaaacattgtagcaaaatgtaacaATGGACAAGCTATAAATATAACATTGTTTGCCATCTGTGTTGGAttagaatttgttttttttttatcactggagAGAATCATTAAAGACCCTTTTTGGCCAAGGCGTTCTTCTTTACTGCCAAGTCACCTATAGATCCCatctatttttttgtacaattgacAGGATGTCAATTGTACCTACCTTCttaatgaatgaaaaaattcTCTTCTTTACTCCAGCCTGACATCCTCACATTGGGCACCTGGGGTCTTTACTTCACTAGAACTGGAATTCAAAAGGAAGCCCTTCTCTTTACCTTGGAAAAAATTGTTACGTTAAATTTGCCAAAAATTGGCCAAGATGTGTTTCTTTAGATTAGATCTagcttatttaattatttttttatacttgtcTTAATGGATGAAGTAATCCCATTCTTTGTCCCTATGACATCTTCCCCAGAGGCCATTGAGGTCTTTACTCCTCCAGAGCTGGAATCCAGTTGGGTGCCCTTATCTTTTTCATGGACCGAATCATTAAAAACCTTCTTTGGCCAATGTGTTTTTCTTCCCTGTGAAATCATCCTCCCCCTGCAGATCAcatctagtatttttttttatttaccttctTAATGAATGAAtacattctccttttttcccaTGACATCCTCACATTGGGGCCCCTCAGATCTTTACTCCACTAGACCTGGAATTCAAAAAGAAGCCCTTCTCTTTTACGTGCAGAAAATCATTAAAGACCTGCTTTGGCAAAGGTGTGTTTCTTTACTGCCAAATTCCTCTCCCAATAGATTTCATAGCTTTTTTTACTCAC
This genomic window contains:
- the UBE2QL1 gene encoding ubiquitin-conjugating enzyme E2Q-like protein 1 — protein: MATLLRKIGLIRLNDRDTEDPKHHHHRNQQGSLKNSKGKNSSNKPQQQQQGGSAGGGGGGGGSSGGGGGGGSGGGCCSNNSTSTEGMLGQADIKGKKTEQAHKDKHGTAGGKDKNSAKETSTPTITKEAGGGGNKQSGGSSLQPLVPPNRQHCTQVRSRRLMKELQDIRKLSDHFISVELVDDNLFDWNVKLHQVDKDSTLWQDMKETNTEFILLNLTFPDNFPFSPPFMRVLSPRLENGYVLDGGAICMELLTPRGWSSAYTVEAVMRQFAASLVKGQGRICRKAGKSKKAFSRKEAEATFKSLVKTHEKYGWVTPPVSDG